The Leptospira sp. WS39.C2 genome contains a region encoding:
- the argJ gene encoding bifunctional glutamate N-acetyltransferase/amino-acid acetyltransferase ArgJ — protein sequence MKYPLGFLSFGKNIGIKDTSLDFAVIYSDVRCHAAAVFTRNNFPGAPIYVGRDHIKDGYLQAIVINSKNSNVATGEKGIQDSYQICDTLANSLGIAKEDILPSSTGVIGVPLPIEKILTACTSAKENLKPDNLEEVAEAIMTTDTKKKISYRTHSHNGNEGVMYGIAKGAGMIEPNMATMLSYILCDFLPESKDLNGILKRVVDQTYNCITIDSDTSTSDTVVLMCSGKLGFIPDRDFESMLKEIATELSKKIAKDGEGASKLIELNVKNGRDDLQVTKIGKSILNSPLVKTAIYGGDPNWGRFIMAIGKVFDEPIPYDNLEIQLGKISVKGASNETKAKLAEYLKSNEEIMITVELNTGNFQKTFWSCDFTEGYIQENAYYTT from the coding sequence ATGAAGTATCCTTTGGGATTTTTATCCTTTGGCAAAAACATTGGTATCAAAGATACAAGTTTAGATTTTGCAGTGATTTATTCTGATGTTCGTTGCCATGCGGCAGCCGTCTTCACTCGGAATAATTTTCCAGGAGCTCCTATTTATGTCGGCCGTGACCATATCAAAGATGGTTACCTGCAAGCCATTGTCATCAATTCCAAAAATTCCAATGTGGCGACTGGAGAAAAAGGAATCCAAGATTCCTACCAAATATGTGATACCTTAGCTAACTCGTTAGGAATAGCCAAAGAAGATATCTTACCATCATCTACTGGTGTGATTGGTGTTCCTCTTCCCATTGAAAAAATCCTTACAGCATGTACAAGTGCCAAAGAAAATTTAAAACCAGATAACTTGGAAGAAGTTGCAGAAGCCATTATGACAACTGATACCAAGAAAAAAATATCTTACCGCACACATTCGCATAACGGCAATGAGGGCGTAATGTACGGAATTGCAAAAGGTGCAGGAATGATCGAACCAAACATGGCAACGATGTTATCTTATATCCTTTGTGATTTTTTACCTGAATCCAAAGACTTAAATGGAATTTTAAAACGTGTTGTTGACCAAACTTACAATTGTATCACAATCGATTCTGATACTTCTACAAGTGATACAGTTGTTTTAATGTGTTCAGGAAAACTTGGATTTATTCCTGATCGAGATTTTGAATCAATGTTAAAAGAAATTGCTACTGAACTTTCCAAAAAAATTGCGAAAGATGGTGAAGGTGCAAGTAAGTTAATTGAACTCAATGTTAAAAATGGTAGAGACGACCTCCAAGTGACTAAAATAGGAAAATCAATATTAAACTCACCGCTTGTCAAAACTGCAATCTATGGTGGGGATCCAAATTGGGGACGATTCATAATGGCAATCGGTAAAGTTTTTGACGAACCAATTCCTTATGATAACCTCGAAATCCAATTAGGAAAAATTTCCGTTAAAGGTGCAAGTAACGAAACCAAAGCAAAGTTAGCTGAATATTTGAAATCAAACGAAGAAATTATGATTACCGTTGAACTCAACACAGGAAACTTTCAAAAAACATTTTGGAGTTGTGATTTTACAGAAGGATACATACAAGAAAACGCATATTACACCACATGA